In Streptomyces sp. NBC_01381, a genomic segment contains:
- a CDS encoding DUF6227 family protein, producing the protein MSVPYEYETAYEPPQSPEQKPPHSPQEHLERLLGRALNSFDLPDETIRRLDSAIAYDSSLHSAHHSAGLHRETYRHTWLLADASALTLWELVHNTNPDSHPQHELYADEEEAGVATSRLPLPPDTAPVACEQPVMLQLPAPDEPRHTYVPDDSADHGRRLLRRAENPIGAGRPGDEIARQLRSAFAHQITQAFGRPCLAGEARFCFSLYEHAFLLFDGSELSLWEVEHTVTPDKRHMCEVYVTENAAREAMELRARSIPQQRSS; encoded by the coding sequence TTGAGCGTTCCGTACGAGTACGAGACAGCGTACGAGCCACCCCAGTCGCCCGAGCAGAAGCCTCCGCACTCTCCGCAGGAGCACCTCGAGCGGCTCCTCGGCCGCGCCCTGAACTCCTTCGACCTGCCGGACGAGACGATACGGCGCCTGGACTCGGCGATCGCGTACGACAGTTCGCTGCACTCCGCGCACCACAGCGCGGGCCTGCACCGCGAGACGTACCGGCACACGTGGCTGCTCGCCGATGCCAGCGCGCTCACCCTCTGGGAGCTGGTGCACAACACGAACCCCGACAGCCACCCCCAGCACGAGCTGTACGCGGACGAGGAAGAGGCCGGCGTCGCCACCTCGCGTCTTCCGCTGCCGCCGGACACCGCGCCGGTCGCCTGCGAGCAGCCCGTCATGCTCCAGCTCCCGGCCCCGGACGAGCCCCGGCACACCTACGTCCCCGACGACTCGGCGGACCACGGGCGCCGGCTGCTGCGCCGCGCGGAGAACCCGATCGGCGCGGGACGGCCGGGCGACGAGATCGCGCGGCAGCTGCGTTCGGCGTTCGCGCACCAGATCACGCAGGCCTTCGGGCGCCCCTGCCTGGCCGGCGAGGCCCGCTTCTGCTTCTCGCTCTACGAGCACGCGTTCCTGCTCTTCGACGGCAGCGAGCTCAGCCTCTGGGAGGTCGAGCACACGGTCACGCCGGACAAGCGGCACATGTGCGAGGTGTACGTCACCGAGAACGCGGCCCGCGAGGCGATGGAACTGCGGGCCAGGAGCATTCCGCAGCAGCGCTCCTCCTGA
- a CDS encoding Ig-like domain-containing protein: MEQPVTTSYTARPRRRTLLAAAALAAAGALTLTACGGDADANDDGKNGEGKEAGGLAVTISAKDGSTGASINATGVKVKGGKLTDVKMTLVSTGAAVDGTLSSDGTSWKPKAQLERGMKYRITADAKDAKGKEATENSIFTTVSKANSFIGSYTPDGGTKVGVGMPVSFTFDKAITEKQDVQSHIKVTSDSGQKVVGHWFGDNRLDFRPEEYWKAGSKVTMKIDLEGVKGAEGATGVQNKTVSFTVGRAQVSTVDVQAKKMTVERDGKVVKTIPISAGSPSNPTYNGQMVISEKFTQTRMNGDTVGFGGEYDIKDVPHAMRLSSSGTFIHGNYWGSPSIFGSANTSHGCVGLQDAQGAGDSSTPGAWFYDNSLIGDVVTVKGSPDKTVSPDNGLNGWNMSWSEWTAGSAG, from the coding sequence ATGGAGCAGCCCGTGACAACGTCGTACACAGCCAGGCCTCGGCGACGCACCCTGCTGGCAGCCGCCGCACTCGCCGCCGCGGGTGCGCTGACCCTCACGGCCTGCGGCGGCGACGCGGACGCGAACGACGACGGCAAGAACGGCGAGGGCAAGGAAGCCGGCGGCCTCGCCGTCACCATCTCCGCCAAGGACGGCTCGACCGGCGCCTCCATCAACGCCACGGGCGTCAAGGTCAAGGGCGGCAAGCTGACCGACGTGAAGATGACGCTGGTCTCCACCGGCGCCGCCGTCGACGGCACGCTCTCCTCCGACGGCACGAGCTGGAAGCCCAAGGCCCAGCTGGAGCGCGGCATGAAGTACCGCATCACGGCCGACGCCAAGGACGCCAAGGGCAAGGAAGCGACCGAGAACTCGATCTTCACGACCGTCTCGAAGGCCAACAGCTTCATCGGCAGCTACACACCGGACGGCGGCACCAAGGTCGGCGTCGGTATGCCCGTCTCCTTCACCTTCGACAAGGCGATCACGGAGAAGCAGGACGTCCAGTCGCACATCAAGGTCACCTCCGACAGCGGCCAGAAGGTCGTCGGCCACTGGTTCGGCGACAACCGCCTGGACTTCAGGCCCGAGGAGTACTGGAAGGCCGGCTCCAAGGTCACGATGAAGATCGACCTGGAGGGCGTGAAGGGCGCGGAAGGCGCCACCGGCGTACAGAACAAGACGGTCAGCTTCACCGTCGGCCGCGCCCAGGTCTCCACGGTCGACGTGCAGGCCAAGAAGATGACGGTCGAGCGGGACGGAAAGGTCGTCAAGACCATCCCGATCTCCGCGGGCAGCCCGTCGAACCCCACGTACAACGGCCAGATGGTGATCTCCGAGAAGTTCACGCAGACCCGCATGAACGGCGACACGGTCGGCTTCGGCGGTGAGTACGACATCAAGGACGTCCCGCACGCCATGCGTCTGTCCTCGTCCGGCACCTTCATCCACGGCAACTACTGGGGCTCGCCCTCGATCTTCGGCAGCGCCAACACCAGCCACGGCTGCGTCGGCCTGCAGGACGCGCAGGGCGCGGGCGACTCCAGCACGCCGGGCGCGTGGTTCTACGACAACTCCCTGATCGGGGACGTCGTGACGGTCAAGGGCTCCCCGGACAAGACCGTCTCCCCGGACAACGGCCTCAACGGCTGGAACATGTCCTGGAGCGAGTGGACCGCGGGCAGCGCCGGCTAG
- a CDS encoding P1 family peptidase, translating to MPSRPASGSLTDVRGLRVGHATLGGGDHPGHLTGATVVLAPEGGAVAAVDVRGGGPGTRETDALDPRNLVQRVEAVVLTGGSAYGLDSASGVVAWLEEQGRGVRVGPDPSHVVPVVPAACVFDLSRGGDFKARPDASTGRAAVEAAARTEIFAPVQEGNVGAGTGAVVGKVKGGIGSASVRLDSGITVAALVVANAAGSGFDPETGALYGRFFQHFQHFQHFEGRQDAYPSPEVHEEAQRRLAEAAAENGPPPLNTTLAVVATDAELTKAQAQKLAGTSHDGMARAVRPVHLLNDGDTVFALATGEHALAADNPLALNEILAAGADLVTTAIVRAMLAAESVRTPGGTFPSYLDLYGK from the coding sequence ATGCCGAGCCGTCCCGCCTCCGGCTCGCTGACCGATGTTCGGGGTCTGCGTGTCGGGCACGCGACCCTCGGCGGGGGTGATCACCCGGGTCACCTCACCGGGGCCACCGTCGTGCTCGCGCCCGAGGGTGGTGCCGTTGCCGCCGTGGATGTGCGGGGTGGTGGGCCCGGTACGCGGGAGACGGATGCGCTCGACCCGCGGAATCTGGTGCAGCGTGTCGAGGCGGTCGTTCTTACGGGCGGCAGTGCGTACGGGCTCGACTCCGCTTCCGGGGTGGTGGCGTGGCTGGAGGAGCAGGGGCGGGGTGTGCGGGTGGGTCCTGATCCCTCTCATGTCGTTCCCGTGGTGCCTGCCGCCTGTGTCTTCGACCTGAGCAGGGGCGGCGACTTCAAGGCGCGCCCCGATGCGTCGACCGGTCGCGCCGCCGTGGAAGCCGCCGCGCGCACCGAGATCTTCGCCCCGGTCCAGGAGGGCAACGTCGGCGCGGGTACCGGCGCGGTGGTCGGCAAGGTCAAGGGCGGCATCGGCAGTGCGAGTGTCCGGCTCGACTCGGGCATCACGGTGGCCGCACTGGTCGTGGCGAACGCCGCGGGTTCGGGGTTCGACCCGGAGACCGGCGCGCTGTACGGGCGGTTCTTCCAGCACTTCCAGCACTTCCAGCACTTCGAGGGGCGGCAAGACGCCTACCCCTCGCCCGAGGTCCACGAAGAGGCCCAGCGACGTCTCGCCGAGGCCGCCGCCGAGAACGGGCCGCCGCCGCTGAACACCACCCTCGCCGTGGTCGCCACGGACGCCGAACTCACCAAGGCCCAGGCGCAGAAGCTGGCCGGCACGTCGCACGACGGCATGGCCCGCGCCGTACGCCCCGTCCATCTCCTCAACGACGGGGACACCGTCTTCGCCCTCGCCACCGGCGAGCACGCGCTCGCCGCCGACAACCCCCTCGCCCTCAACGAGATCCTCGCGGCGGGCGCCGACCTGGTGACCACCGCGATCGTCCGGGCGATGCTGGCCGCGGAGTCCGTGCGCACCCCCGGCGGCACGTTCCCTTCGTATCTCGACCTCTACGGCAAGTAG
- a CDS encoding low temperature requirement protein A, with protein MASTPASAPTPDPGSGSGHPGRPVPASATLRPLVARGRDEEHRAATPLELFFDLCFVVAVAQAGAELVHAIAEGHAGEGILNYAMVFFALFWAWVNFSWFASAYDNDDVLFRVVTLVQIAGVLVFAAGVSEGFQDHDFLLIWLGYLIMRVALTTQWLRVASAASGEERRTALRYAVGVLLCQIGWSGLLFLPEGARGWLFLVMAIAEMCVPVIAERAYTTPWHPHHIAERYGLFTIIVLGETIAAATVAVKSGIDENDELGELLPIAAGGLLMVFAAWWIYFVVPIHGRLSTNRQAFLWGYGHYFILGAAAAIGAGIEIAVEQAVGKAHISTLAASASVTVPMALYLLTVWLLHSRYYKVGIAQQLVLPGGALATLASTFAGSWAVPVAGLVATATVATGVTLTRRMVAATND; from the coding sequence ATGGCATCCACACCGGCCTCCGCGCCGACCCCAGACCCAGGTTCCGGCTCCGGGCACCCCGGCCGCCCGGTCCCCGCATCGGCCACCCTGCGCCCCCTGGTCGCGCGCGGGCGGGACGAGGAGCACCGGGCGGCGACCCCGCTGGAACTCTTCTTCGACCTCTGTTTCGTCGTGGCGGTCGCCCAGGCCGGTGCCGAGCTGGTGCATGCGATCGCCGAGGGCCACGCGGGCGAGGGGATCCTCAACTACGCGATGGTGTTCTTCGCGCTGTTCTGGGCGTGGGTCAACTTCTCGTGGTTCGCGTCGGCGTACGACAACGACGACGTGCTCTTCCGGGTCGTCACGCTCGTCCAGATCGCCGGTGTGCTCGTCTTCGCCGCGGGGGTCTCCGAGGGGTTCCAGGACCACGACTTCCTGCTGATCTGGCTCGGCTACCTGATCATGCGGGTCGCGCTCACCACGCAGTGGCTGCGCGTCGCGTCCGCCGCGAGCGGGGAGGAACGCCGCACCGCGCTGCGGTACGCCGTGGGTGTGCTGCTCTGTCAGATCGGCTGGTCCGGGCTCCTCTTCCTGCCGGAGGGCGCCCGTGGGTGGCTGTTCCTGGTGATGGCGATCGCCGAGATGTGCGTACCCGTCATCGCCGAGCGGGCCTACACCACGCCCTGGCATCCGCATCACATCGCGGAGCGGTACGGCCTGTTCACCATCATCGTGCTCGGCGAGACGATCGCGGCGGCGACCGTCGCCGTGAAGTCCGGCATCGACGAGAACGACGAACTGGGCGAGCTCCTGCCCATCGCCGCGGGTGGCCTCCTGATGGTCTTCGCAGCCTGGTGGATCTACTTCGTCGTGCCGATCCACGGCCGCCTGAGCACCAACCGGCAGGCGTTCCTGTGGGGTTACGGGCACTACTTCATTCTCGGCGCGGCCGCGGCGATCGGCGCCGGCATCGAGATCGCGGTCGAGCAGGCAGTCGGCAAGGCACACATCTCGACACTGGCGGCGTCCGCCTCGGTGACCGTACCGATGGCGCTGTACCTCCTCACGGTATGGCTGCTGCACTCCCGCTACTACAAGGTGGGCATCGCACAGCAACTGGTGTTGCCAGGTGGGGCGTTGGCGACACTCGCGAGTACGTTCGCGGGGAGCTGGGCGGTCCCGGTGGCGGGCCTCGTCGCGACGGCGACGGTCGCGACCGGGGTGACACTGACGCGACGAATGGTGGCAGCCACAAACGACTGA
- a CDS encoding NarK family nitrate/nitrite MFS transporter gives MRSPAAQEAPPAPVRTSYDPAQYRPGRTITDWEPENELFWKSTGKKVATRNLWIAVPALLVAFVVWQVWSVTATNLKDVGFGFSTSQLFWLTAVPGLTGGTARIIYTFLGPMIGQRRFTALSTIVLVVPLIWLGIAVQNPDTSYGVMIAIAALCGVGGANFASSLANIGFFFPKKDKGNATGINGGLGNLGVSVIQLVTPIVITSSVIAVGSAQHKADGTPVWLQNAAFLWVPVLVILAVIAWFGQNDLKVASTPFSKQKIIFKRKHNWLMTWLYVGTFGSFIGFAAALPMLIKTTFTPIDAAYSAATYAWMGPAVGALARWAGGWIADKIGGARVTIISFVGMALSIIGVINFLPSGGENGNFWGFLVCFLCAFFLSGIGNGSTFRQIPVIFRDQHLKGLTEGTPEYAMALKQSEMEAGAVTGFTSAVAAYGFFFIPAMFANFPVTGAMWGFVAFYASCIAVCWWFYARKGAESPS, from the coding sequence ATGAGATCGCCTGCCGCCCAAGAAGCGCCGCCCGCACCCGTACGCACGTCGTACGACCCCGCGCAGTACCGCCCCGGCCGGACCATCACCGACTGGGAGCCGGAGAACGAACTCTTCTGGAAGTCCACCGGCAAGAAGGTCGCCACCCGCAACCTGTGGATCGCGGTCCCCGCCCTCCTCGTCGCCTTCGTGGTCTGGCAGGTCTGGTCGGTCACCGCCACCAACCTCAAGGACGTCGGCTTCGGCTTCTCCACATCGCAGCTGTTCTGGCTGACGGCGGTCCCGGGCCTCACGGGCGGCACGGCCCGGATCATCTACACCTTCCTCGGCCCGATGATCGGCCAGCGCCGCTTCACCGCGCTCTCCACGATCGTCCTGGTCGTCCCGCTGATCTGGCTCGGCATCGCGGTCCAGAACCCCGACACCTCGTACGGCGTGATGATCGCCATCGCGGCCCTGTGCGGCGTCGGCGGCGCCAACTTCGCCTCGTCCCTCGCGAACATCGGCTTCTTCTTCCCCAAGAAGGACAAGGGCAACGCGACCGGCATCAACGGCGGCCTCGGCAACCTCGGAGTCTCCGTCATCCAGCTGGTCACCCCGATCGTCATCACCAGCTCGGTCATCGCGGTCGGCTCGGCCCAGCACAAGGCCGACGGCACACCGGTCTGGCTGCAGAACGCCGCGTTCCTGTGGGTGCCCGTCCTGGTGATCCTGGCCGTCATCGCCTGGTTCGGCCAGAACGACCTGAAGGTCGCGTCGACCCCCTTCAGCAAGCAGAAGATCATCTTCAAGCGCAAGCACAACTGGCTGATGACCTGGCTCTACGTCGGCACGTTCGGCTCCTTCATCGGCTTTGCTGCGGCCCTGCCGATGCTCATCAAGACCACGTTCACGCCCATCGACGCGGCCTACTCCGCAGCGACGTACGCCTGGATGGGCCCGGCCGTCGGCGCGCTCGCCCGATGGGCCGGCGGCTGGATCGCCGACAAGATCGGCGGGGCGCGGGTCACCATCATCTCGTTCGTGGGCATGGCGCTCTCGATCATCGGCGTCATCAACTTCCTTCCCTCCGGCGGCGAAAACGGCAACTTCTGGGGCTTCCTCGTCTGCTTCCTGTGCGCGTTCTTCCTTTCCGGCATCGGCAACGGCTCGACGTTCCGGCAGATCCCGGTGATCTTCCGCGACCAGCATCTGAAGGGCCTGACCGAGGGCACGCCCGAGTACGCGATGGCGCTCAAGCAGTCCGAGATGGAGGCGGGCGCCGTCACCGGATTCACCTCCGCCGTCGCGGCGTACGGCTTCTTCTTCATCCCGGCGATGTTCGCCAACTTCCCGGTCACCGGCGCGATGTGGGGCTTCGTGGCCTTCTACGCCAGCTGCATCGCCGTCTGCTGGTGGTTCTACGCCCGCAAGGGCGCCGAGTCCCCTAGCTGA
- the pflB gene encoding formate C-acetyltransferase has protein sequence MSATPAETKVPTEHGQAWHGFKGGLWQDAIDVRDFVQHNYTPYEGDDSFLAGPTERTTQVWQKLLSMFPTENERGIYDVDVRTPSRIDAFEPGFVDADLDLVVGLQTDAPLRRAVMPNGGWRMVEGALDAYGYKADPEVKEIYTHLRKTHNEGVFDAYTPEIRACRSSGIITGLPDAYGRGRIIGDYRRVALYGVDRLIAAKEADKALLNEEWATEDVIRAREETSEQIKALGELKAMAMSYGHDISAPASTGLEAIQWLYFGYLAAVKEQNGAAMSIGRIDNFLDIYLQRDIEAGRLTEAEAQEFIDDFVIKLRIVRFLRTPEYNELYSGDPTWVTWSMAGIGDDGRPLVSRTTFRALQTLYNLGPAPEPNLTVFWSRQLPQGFKDFASKVAIDTSAIQFESDELMRPKYGDDTAIACCVSAMAVGKQMQFFGARVNVAKALLYAINGGRDEKTGKRVVEGFEPIEGDHLDYETVAERYDAMLGWLAKTYVHALNVIHYMHDKYAYERIEMALHDRDILRTMACGIAGLSVAADSLSAIKHAKVKVIRDETGLAVDYEIEGDYPAYGNNDDRADAIARRIVSDFMGKIRRHPAYRNAVHTQSVLTITSNVVYGKKTGNTPDGRRAGEPFAPGANPMNGRDEHGYIASALSVAKLDYDDAEDGISLTNTITPDALGRTPEERIANLSGVLDGFMASDGFHMNVNVLDKATLQDAMEHPENYPQLTIRVSGYAVNFIRLTRDQQLDVINRTFHGSL, from the coding sequence ATGAGTGCCACCCCTGCGGAAACGAAGGTGCCGACAGAGCACGGCCAGGCTTGGCACGGCTTCAAGGGCGGCCTGTGGCAGGACGCCATCGACGTCCGGGACTTCGTCCAGCACAACTACACGCCGTACGAGGGCGACGACTCCTTCCTCGCGGGACCGACCGAACGCACCACCCAGGTCTGGCAGAAGCTCCTGTCGATGTTCCCGACGGAGAACGAGCGCGGCATCTACGACGTCGACGTGCGGACCCCGTCCCGCATCGACGCTTTCGAGCCGGGCTTCGTCGACGCGGACCTCGACCTCGTCGTCGGCTTGCAGACCGACGCCCCGCTGCGCCGCGCCGTCATGCCCAACGGCGGCTGGCGGATGGTCGAGGGCGCCCTGGACGCCTACGGCTACAAGGCCGACCCGGAGGTCAAGGAGATCTACACCCACCTCCGCAAGACCCACAACGAAGGCGTCTTCGACGCCTACACCCCCGAGATCCGCGCCTGCCGCTCCTCCGGCATCATCACGGGCCTGCCCGACGCCTACGGCCGCGGCCGCATCATCGGCGACTACCGTCGCGTCGCGCTCTACGGAGTCGACCGTCTCATCGCCGCGAAGGAAGCCGACAAGGCGCTCCTGAACGAGGAGTGGGCCACCGAGGACGTCATCCGCGCCCGCGAGGAGACCTCCGAGCAGATCAAGGCCCTGGGCGAACTGAAGGCCATGGCGATGTCGTACGGCCACGACATCTCCGCCCCCGCGTCCACAGGTCTCGAAGCCATCCAGTGGCTGTACTTCGGCTACCTCGCCGCCGTGAAGGAGCAGAACGGCGCGGCCATGTCGATCGGCCGCATCGACAATTTCCTCGACATCTACCTCCAGCGCGACATCGAGGCCGGCCGCCTCACCGAGGCCGAGGCCCAGGAGTTCATCGACGACTTCGTCATCAAGCTCCGCATCGTCCGCTTCCTGCGCACCCCCGAGTACAACGAGCTCTACTCCGGCGACCCGACCTGGGTCACCTGGTCCATGGCCGGCATCGGCGACGACGGCCGCCCGCTGGTCTCCCGCACCACGTTCCGCGCCCTGCAGACCCTCTACAACCTGGGCCCGGCGCCCGAGCCGAACCTCACGGTCTTCTGGTCGCGGCAACTCCCGCAAGGATTCAAGGACTTCGCCTCCAAGGTCGCGATCGACACCTCGGCCATCCAGTTCGAGTCCGACGAACTGATGCGCCCCAAGTACGGCGACGACACCGCCATCGCCTGCTGTGTCTCCGCCATGGCCGTCGGCAAGCAGATGCAGTTCTTCGGCGCCCGCGTCAATGTCGCCAAGGCCCTGCTCTACGCGATCAACGGCGGCCGCGACGAGAAGACCGGCAAGCGCGTCGTCGAGGGCTTCGAGCCCATCGAGGGCGACCACCTGGACTACGAGACAGTCGCCGAACGCTACGACGCGATGCTCGGCTGGCTCGCCAAGACGTACGTACACGCGCTGAACGTCATCCACTACATGCACGACAAGTACGCCTACGAGCGCATCGAGATGGCCCTGCACGACCGGGATATCCTGCGCACCATGGCCTGCGGCATCGCGGGCCTCTCGGTCGCGGCCGACTCGCTCTCCGCCATCAAGCACGCCAAGGTCAAGGTCATCCGTGACGAGACCGGCCTCGCCGTCGACTACGAGATCGAGGGCGACTACCCCGCCTACGGCAACAACGACGACCGCGCGGACGCCATCGCCCGGCGCATCGTCTCCGACTTCATGGGCAAGATCCGCCGGCACCCCGCCTACCGGAACGCGGTGCACACCCAGTCGGTCCTGACGATCACCTCGAACGTCGTCTACGGCAAGAAGACCGGCAACACCCCCGACGGCCGCCGCGCGGGCGAGCCCTTCGCGCCCGGCGCCAACCCGATGAACGGCCGTGACGAGCACGGCTACATCGCCTCCGCGCTGTCGGTCGCCAAGCTCGACTACGACGACGCCGAGGACGGCATCTCGCTGACCAACACCATCACCCCCGACGCCCTGGGCCGCACTCCCGAAGAGCGGATCGCGAACCTCTCCGGAGTCCTGGACGGCTTCATGGCCAGTGACGGCTTCCACATGAACGTCAACGTCCTCGACAAGGCGACCCTCCAAGACGCCATGGAGCACCCGGAGAACTACCCGCAGCTGACCATCCGTGTCTCCGGCTACGCGGTCAACTTCATCCGGCTCACCCGCGACCAGCAGCTCGACGTCATCAACCGCACCTTCCACGGCTCGCTCTGA
- the pflA gene encoding pyruvate formate-lyase-activating protein, producing MTALLDTETVLGTETVRGTATPAAAVTRRPVTGSIHSWDLSTGVDGPGTRFVTFLSGCPLTCLYCHNPDTWRMRNGKRTAVDDMIAEAGKYTTFISAAGGGATVSGGEPLLQPVFTGELLHRLKHELGLHTALDTSGFLGVRATEALLRDVDLVLLDIKSWDPATYKKVTGRPLRPTLDFAHRLAGLGKDVWVRFVLVPGLTDDPANIEGVARFAASLGSVSRVDVLPFHKLGEAKWDALGKDFTLRDTPSPVPEQVAAAKEIFAAQGLKAV from the coding sequence ATGACTGCTCTGCTCGACACGGAGACCGTGCTCGGTACGGAGACCGTGCGCGGCACGGCGACCCCGGCGGCCGCCGTGACCCGCCGCCCGGTCACCGGATCCATCCACTCCTGGGACCTGTCCACGGGGGTCGACGGTCCCGGCACACGCTTCGTCACATTCCTCTCCGGCTGCCCGCTGACCTGCCTGTACTGCCACAACCCCGACACCTGGCGGATGCGGAACGGCAAGCGGACGGCGGTCGACGACATGATCGCGGAGGCCGGCAAGTACACGACGTTCATCTCCGCCGCCGGGGGAGGGGCCACCGTCAGCGGCGGCGAACCCCTCCTGCAGCCCGTCTTCACCGGCGAACTGCTGCACCGCCTCAAGCACGAACTGGGCCTGCACACCGCCCTGGACACCTCCGGCTTCCTCGGCGTGCGCGCCACCGAAGCCCTGCTCCGCGATGTCGACCTGGTCCTGCTGGACATCAAGTCCTGGGACCCCGCGACGTACAAGAAGGTCACCGGCCGCCCCCTGCGGCCCACCCTCGACTTCGCCCACCGCCTCGCGGGACTCGGCAAGGACGTCTGGGTACGTTTCGTGCTCGTCCCCGGTCTGACCGACGATCCGGCGAACATCGAGGGCGTCGCACGCTTCGCCGCCTCGCTCGGCAGTGTCTCCCGCGTCGACGTGCTGCCCTTCCACAAGCTGGGCGAGGCGAAGTGGGACGCGCTCGGCAAGGACTTCACGCTGCGCGACACCCCATCGCCCGTCCCGGAGCAGGTGGCCGCGGCCAAGGAGATCTTCGCGGCCCAGGGCCTCAAGGCCGTCTGA
- the mscL gene encoding large conductance mechanosensitive channel protein MscL — protein sequence MSEKKEPGLWEGFKAFLMRGNVVDLAVAVVIGAAFTNIVNSVVKGVINPLVGAFGTKDLDHYSSCLKAPCVMKPDGTVESGIPIMWGSVLSATLSFVITAAVVYFLMVLPMAKYLAKQAARKAAKEGTQEVVELSELEVLKEIRDALVAQRGSGHSEP from the coding sequence GTGAGCGAGAAGAAGGAACCGGGTCTCTGGGAGGGCTTCAAGGCCTTCCTGATGCGCGGCAACGTCGTCGACCTGGCGGTCGCGGTGGTCATCGGCGCCGCGTTCACGAACATCGTGAACTCGGTGGTGAAGGGCGTCATCAACCCGCTGGTCGGTGCCTTCGGGACGAAGGATCTCGACCACTACAGCTCGTGCCTCAAGGCCCCGTGCGTCATGAAGCCCGACGGGACGGTCGAGAGCGGCATCCCGATCATGTGGGGCTCGGTTCTCAGCGCGACCCTCAGCTTCGTGATCACCGCGGCCGTCGTCTACTTCCTGATGGTGCTTCCCATGGCCAAGTACCTGGCCAAGCAGGCGGCGCGGAAGGCCGCCAAGGAAGGCACGCAGGAGGTTGTCGAACTGTCCGAGCTGGAGGTTCTGAAGGAGATCCGCGACGCCCTGGTGGCGCAGCGCGGCTCTGGGCACAGCGAGCCCTAG
- a CDS encoding S-methyl-5'-thioadenosine phosphorylase, producing the protein MAKTANATRADIGVIGGSGFYSFLDNVTELQVDTPYGAPSDSLFLGEIAGRRVAFLPRHGRGHHLPPHRINYRANLWALRSVGVRQVLGPCAVGGLRPEFGPGTLLVPDQLVDRTKARTQTFFDGVPLADGSIPNVVHVSLADPYCPAGRSAALKAARGRDWEPVDGGALVVIEGPRFSTRAESRWHAAQGWSVVGMTGHPEAILARELELCYTSLTLVTDLDAGAESGEGVSHDEVLQVFAANVDRLRSVLFDAVAGLPAEGERDCLCAGALGGMDPGIRLP; encoded by the coding sequence ATGGCGAAAACGGCGAACGCGACGCGGGCCGACATCGGTGTCATCGGCGGCTCGGGCTTCTACTCCTTCCTCGACAACGTGACCGAACTCCAGGTCGACACCCCCTACGGGGCGCCGAGCGACTCCCTCTTCCTCGGTGAGATCGCCGGGCGGCGGGTCGCCTTCCTGCCCCGGCACGGCCGCGGGCACCATCTGCCGCCGCACCGCATCAACTACCGCGCCAATCTCTGGGCGTTGCGCTCCGTGGGCGTACGACAGGTCCTCGGGCCGTGTGCGGTGGGCGGGCTCCGTCCCGAGTTCGGGCCCGGGACGCTGCTGGTGCCCGACCAGCTCGTGGACCGCACGAAGGCCCGTACGCAGACGTTCTTCGACGGGGTCCCGCTCGCGGACGGCAGCATTCCGAACGTCGTGCACGTGTCCCTTGCCGACCCGTACTGTCCGGCTGGGCGCAGCGCCGCGCTGAAGGCGGCGCGCGGTCGTGACTGGGAGCCGGTGGACGGCGGGGCGCTGGTGGTGATCGAGGGGCCGCGGTTCTCGACCCGTGCGGAGTCGCGCTGGCACGCGGCGCAGGGCTGGTCGGTGGTGGGCATGACCGGGCATCCCGAGGCGATCCTCGCCCGTGAACTGGAGCTCTGCTACACGTCGTTGACGCTGGTCACGGATCTCGATGCGGGGGCGGAGAGCGGCGAGGGCGTCTCGCACGACGAGGTCTTGCAGGTGTTCGCGGCGAACGTGGACCGGCTGCGGTCGGTGCTTTTCGACGCGGTGGCGGGGCTGCCGGCGGAGGGCGAGCGGGACTGTTTGTGTGCGGGGGCGCTGGGTGGGATGGACCCGGGGATCCGGCTGCCTTGA
- a CDS encoding FmdB family zinc ribbon protein encodes MPTYQYQCTECGEGLEAVQKFTDDALTVCPGCDGRLKKVFSAVGIVFKGSGFYRNDSRGSSSSSTPSSTSASKSSDSKSASTASSSSSSSSSDSKSSGSASTSSSGSSAGSSAA; translated from the coding sequence GTGCCGACGTACCAGTACCAGTGCACCGAGTGCGGCGAGGGCCTCGAGGCGGTGCAGAAGTTCACCGATGACGCCCTGACCGTGTGCCCCGGCTGCGACGGACGCCTCAAGAAGGTGTTCTCGGCCGTCGGCATCGTCTTCAAGGGCTCCGGCTTCTACCGCAACGACAGCCGCGGCTCCTCGTCGAGCAGCACGCCGTCGTCGACGTCGGCGTCGAAGTCGTCGGACTCCAAGTCCGCGTCGACCGCTTCGTCGTCTTCTTCGTCCTCCTCGTCGGACTCCAAGTCGTCCGGCTCCGCGTCGACCTCGTCCTCGGGGTCGTCCGCCGGCTCGTCGGCCGCCTAG